ACCATCAGTTAAAGCGCTGATGGCGGCAGCTTCATTGCCTTGAATCCAAAGTTTGTTGCTGTTGTGGGTATAGGTAGCGTAATTGGTTTCGCTATTGTCAAAGTCAAAAGAGGCGGCTTTCGCTGGGAGACTAGCAATCGTGCTCATTCCCACTGCGACAGAAGTGCCAATTAAGATTTTTTTTAATGAAGCTGCCATGGGTTTTCTCCAGAAAGTAGAAGGTTTTCTTAGAATTTCGTCTATATTGTGATGCTGAATCTTATTAAAATCGATTTTGATAGATTTTTGGGTGATTCATGTCACTTTAGACGGTGATTGCTGACTATGTTTTCTTAATATAGAAAGTTCCCATTTGTTGTAAGAACTTTAGCACCCAACTTTAATAGTGAGTTTCTGAACGCTTTGAGCTAGTGAGCTTTTCGAGTTCTTTTGTTTCTCTATATGTTATTATAAACAATCTAATGTAGATGTCTATAAAATTTTGGTCAATTTATCGGTATTTATGTAAAGATTGGGTAAATCTGTAATTTAAACTAAAAATAAAATTAATTGATATCCCTCTTCTGTCAGTCTCCGAGGAGTAAAATTAGAAAATAAACCAGATGGGTAGCTAGAAGGGGGATAGGGTAATNNTCACTGACTCAGGATAATGTCCCGTATATTCTTTAAAAGCCTCTATTTGTGTTTTTAAATCACAGGATTCGTTAAAATTATCCCAACTAATCCGGTCAAGAAATACATATTCATCCAGACAACTCGCCGACAATTTGGCTCCAAATTCTACTGAAGTTCCGGCTTTTCCTCGGACAATTGGACGAATATGGGGTTGGCTCAAACTAACGATTCTGTCCGAAATACTCTGTTTGTTATTCTCATACATCCATTGCTGTTGGCGGTAAACTTCTGATATTACTAATAAACTCTTATACTCTCTGTTATTCAAGCCATCCAGCCTGCCTCTATTGGCGATAATTTGGTCTATATGTCCTAAGTTTCGTTTAATATATTGCAGTTGCTTTTTAACTGCTTTTCGTCTTTTCTGTCGGGAAGGTCGGCGTTGTTTGGCTACTTCTAGGTAGTCTTTTCTGGCTTTTTTTCGATAAGTTCTGGGTTTTTTCTCGGATTTATCCTGACGACTTCTATGCAAACTATCAAGGATTTTTTCTGTTTGTTCTCGGGCTTTATTTAAAATTTTTAAGTCGGTCGGATACGTGATATCCGCAGGCGCACAAGTCGCATCTGCTATTAATTTTCCTCGGTTTTTCCTGTGACTTCCTTCTTCAGCTTCTGATGGATTTTCGGTGACTGGCTCGTTACTCGCCTCTCGCATTCTCTTGACCATTACCCGATTGACTTTATTGACTAGATTCACATTGATTCTCGTCCGAAAGTGTACTAACATTGACGCATCAAATGGTGCCTCGTTCCTGTACTCTGACAACCCAATAAAATACTGCAAGTAAGGATTTTCTTTGATTTGTTCTACTGTCTCTCTATCACTTATCCCTAATTTTTCTTTGATGATTAAGGCTCCTAATGCCATCCTAAATGTTTTGGCCGGTGCTCCCATCACGGATGAAAATAATTCTGCATATTCCACTTCAAATTCTGGTACATAGGTATCCATTGCGCCATGATTACCCAGCGATTCTCTTCTGAGAGTTTTCCCTCAAATGGCAGTTTGAACTCCTCTGCTGGTGTCTTTGGTTGTTCGTCTTTACGGTACATTTTCCCCGACTCCTGCAAGGTTTTTGCGCTATTTTACACCCATTCCTTGCACCGGATTCATTTTTTCTTGTCTTCTCCTCCCCCTGTTCTGGCTTTTCCCCTTTTTTCAGCAAGCCCTAATTAAAAGCTTTTGCTCATATTGGCAAGAACAACGGCAAATTCTCCCACAGTGGTTTCATCGCCAAGAATTCCAACTTTCTACCGATAACAGTAATGGGTTGGTTTGATTCCAGAGTTTGCGGTTAACTCCCCATCTTCACTTAGAGATAAATTCACTACAGGACTTGATCCCGAGCCAATAACAGCCCTGACCCTGCAACAATCCCAGGAGAATTGGGAATCATTAAAATAAACGATTAGACCGCCAACAATTAACGCTCTAATAGTAAGAAGTTTCAGCTTAGGGATTAGCCACTTCCGGTCTTCACGCGAATTGGTGGATATTTGCCATTGAGTCTGGCGGTGCGAACGGTTTCCGCTTTCAGAATTTCTAAATTGAGACGATAGCCAACATTACGAACCGTTTGGATTAAATTCGGTTGGCGGGGGTCAGTTTCTACTTTTTTCCGTAACGACAGAACATGAGTGTCAATCGTGCGGGGATTATCAATAGAATCTGGCCATGCTCGTCGCAATAGTTCTGAACGACTCAACGGTTCTCCGCAAGCTTGTGCGAGAACATAAAGCAGACTGTATTCTTGGGGCGTGAGTTCAATTAATTGACTGTGTAAACGAACTCGACGTTGTACCAAGTCAATTTTGAGCGCTCCATAATCCAAGGTTGTTGGCGGAACAATCGTGCGACTACGCCGTATCAAGGATTCTGTCCTCGCCAAAAACTCCTGCATTCCAAAGGGTTTTGCTAAATAGTCGTCAGCACCCGCTCTCAAGCCTCGGACAATATCCGATTCCGTTGTGCGAGCCGACAACATCAGAATTAACGATTGTCGTTGCTGCTGAAGCCATTGGCAAAATTCCAAACTATTCCCCTCTGGCAGTTCAGCATCCAAAATCACTAAATTGGGTTGATGAGCATAGAAGATATCCCTTCCATTATGCAAATCAGCAGCTTGATAAACCAAGTAACCAACGTGCTGTAAATGCCAACCCAAGAGTGATCGTAAATGCGGGTTTCCTTCAATAATTGAAATACAAGCAGATCCCACGGATACGAGCTTCCTTCTTCAATATTGACTTCCAGGGTAACAGGGTAATCTTTCTGATTTTGTAGCTCCTGTTACTCTGCAATCAGCTTATTCCGTCAAAAGTATAAAAGTAAGAAAAGGAAGTCCGGGTGATGGGGAGAAGAAGTTAAGATAAAGGGAGTTAACATAGAGATAGACAAGTCACTGTCCCTTTAGTCCTTTCTAACCTCCCTAGTCAGTGTCGGACTTGCCCAATGATTAAACTCTTAATAAAATGACCGGATGGCGAACCCATCCTTGTTGAATCTAGTAGTCACTACTCAAACCCCATTAAAACTATGCTTCAGGACACACTCACCATTCGCCATTATCAAAAACTCACCGACGCCCTTGTCGAGATGTGGAATCGAGGTTATCGCTATGATGATCTCAGGTTATATTTGGACGGTTATTTGGCAGCACTCAGACACACTAATACTTTAGAACCCTATTTAATTAGTCGTTTGGAGGAAGAAGCAACCCGATACATTTACGATCCCTCAAATTTTGAAATGCCGATGCCTCAACCTCAAGTAGACTATTATTAGGAAGGCTATCAGCAAAGGGTTTGGGAAGGGGAGATAGAGAGAGCAGGAAAAGAAGAGGAGCAGGGGGAGAACAGGAGCGGGAGGGGAAATTATTAACTTTCAACTTCGCACTCCGCACTTCGCACTCCGTACTTCGCACTTCGCACTCCAACACCCCACACCCAACACCCCACAACAATCTTATGAAGCTAGAGCGACTTCTAGCAGCTGCTGTAATTCACCTTTTTGATAAAGTTCAATCATCACATCGGAACCCCCAACAAATTCACCATTGATATAAACTTGGGGAATAGTAGGCCAGCTAGAATATTCTTTAATCCCTTGGCGAATTTCATAATCTTCTAAAACATCACAGGTTTCAAAAGGAACGCCTAAACTATTTAAAATCTGCACAACATTATTAGAAAAACCGCACATAGGCATGAGCTTTGTCCCCTTCATAAAGACAAAGACTTTGTTTTTCTTGATGAGATTTTCAATTTTTTCTGTTACTTCTGGAGTCATGGTTCTTTCGAGAATTAATAAAATCAAATGAGTTGGATTGAGATCAGAAAATAGAGACGCAAAACGATTGCACATTCTCCGATTTGAGTTTAACCTATTTTTGAGAATTTGAGCATTAATCTCTGCCCAAACCAAATCAAAATTAAGCTACTTCGCTGTTTTTTTGCCATTCTTGAGGGGTATAGGTCTTTAATGCTAAGGCATGAATAGCTTCTGTTGCCATTGCTTCTTTAACAGCCTTATAAACCATTTGGTGTTGTTTGACTAACGTTTTACCCTCAAATTCAGCAGACACCACAATTGCTTGTAAATGGTCGCCTCCTCCCAAATCTTGAACTTGAACCAACGCATCCGGCAATTCCGACTTAATCATTGCTTCAACTTGATTGAGTGTAATCATCTCTATTCCTGAACGATAGTGTTTAAATATTTTAGATGTTGACTGTTTGGTTACAGAGTGCGGAGTGTAGAGTGCGGAGTGCGGAGTGCGGAGTACGGAGTGTAGAGTGCGGAGTGCGAAGTTAGACGTTAATAATTTCCTCTCCCGCTCCTCTTCTCCCCCTGCTCCCCTTCTCCCCCTGCTCCTCCTCTTCCCCTGCTCCCCTTACCACTATGGTGCAGCAGAAGTAGGTTGGGTTTCTGCGTTACCTGTGCGGGGAAAGGGATCAGTTACAAATCCTAATTCGAGTAACTGTTGATATGCTTTTTTCCCTAAATCTCTCGTGGGTGCTTGGGATCGGATAATCTGAATTAATAGGGGAACAGCGAGTTCTGGTTGATTTTTAGCTCGGTGTAATAATGCTAATTGATAGGTGGCGGTATCGCGCATTTGTGCTGTTTCACGAGCCGCATTCCGATGACTGTCTGCAATGCGGTTATCAACACCCGAAAAACTGGTCGCTAACTGTTGATAAAAATTGGATAATTGGTTAAAAACTTGACGCGCTTCCTGAAGTTTTTTTTCGGCTTCAGCGTAATTTTCACTGGAAACAGCAGTATCAGCTTCTTGCATTAACCGTTTCCCGCCCTCAATACTTAAAAAACTACTATCCAAGGACAAAGGACGAATATCATTAGGATTAAGCGGCACCGGCTCACCCGATGGCGGCGCAACCTCCGTTTCTGTGCCATCCCTCAACTGTACATCCCCTGGTGAAAGGGTGGGAGAAGATTCTTGAGCATTAACACCGAGCGGGACTAAGACACCCCAAGCCATCATCAAAGGGATAGATAGGTAGGCTGTACGTTGAAGGAAGCTAACAGTTCCAGAGGATACCATGACTCAATTGCGCGAACGCGATAAAAAAAAACATTAAACTTCATGGATCTTATCATTGATCTTGACCAATCCCATACTGTGTCAGTAACCTCATCCCAGCTTTACCGAGACAGGTTATATTTTTTTTGGGGGGTGGGGAGCCAGGATTTTATTTGTTTTCTGCCAAACCGTCCAGAATAGATAGATCTACATTATGAATGTGAATTTAAACCTTTGAGGAGAAAGGATAGATTAAATATGACATCACCAGTTAACTCATCTAATGCTTCGCAACAAAACTATCAAGGAATTGGCGTCCCTGACGAGAGTATCAGTAATGTTTTGCAACGGGGTGGAGAGGAATTAATTCTGCATAAAGTTCCTGATCGCTTTACGGTCAGATT
The sequence above is a segment of the Planktothrix tepida PCC 9214 genome. Coding sequences within it:
- the grxD gene encoding Grx4 family monothiol glutaredoxin; this translates as MTPEVTEKIENLIKKNKVFVFMKGTKLMPMCGFSNNVVQILNSLGVPFETCDVLEDYEIRQGIKEYSSWPTIPQVYINGEFVGGSDVMIELYQKGELQQLLEVALAS
- a CDS encoding BolA family protein is translated as MITLNQVEAMIKSELPDALVQVQDLGGGDHLQAIVVSAEFEGKTLVKQHQMVYKAVKEAMATEAIHALALKTYTPQEWQKNSEVA
- a CDS encoding response regulator transcription factor; translation: MGSACISIIEGNPHLRSLLGWHLQHVGYLVYQAADLHNGRDIFYAHQPNLVILDAELPEGNSLEFCQWLQQQRQSLILMLSARTTESDIVRGLRAGADDYLAKPFGMQEFLARTESLIRRSRTIVPPTTLDYGALKIDLVQRRVRLHSQLIELTPQEYSLLYVLAQACGEPLSRSELLRRAWPDSIDNPRTIDTHVLSLRKKVETDPRQPNLIQTVRNVGYRLNLEILKAETVRTARLNGKYPPIRVKTGSG
- a CDS encoding DUF6761 family protein; translation: MLQDTLTIRHYQKLTDALVEMWNRGYRYDDLRLYLDGYLAALRHTNTLEPYLISRLEEEATRYIYDPSNFEMPMPQPQVDYY